A genomic segment from Polyangium mundeleinium encodes:
- a CDS encoding cytochrome P450, whose product MATFPKGPTNNFLVNVQGIMDPIGYTLRLRERYGDPMSLPKMDGKPGLATGSVEGLRSVFAVPPEALDQMLAKNFSALFGESSLFVLSGARHTAMRKLLMPPFHGQRMRLYGKQICDLALQHSRDFKPGQQLVAQDLMHTISLQTIIHIVFGVTAPEEAARLEKLLESLRKSLSLGLTVTLVIPWLRREFGGFGPWAHWQRVTQDLRSFLDPELARRRADPAERTDILSLLLKARQEDGTELNDQQIFEQLHTLLFAGHSTTAGALSWALSFLGHAPAVLRRLQDELTALGADPEPEALAKAPYLEAVCNETLRLRPPSPGVGRKLNTPMRIAGYDLPAGAGVFAQIIWAHHDPAVFPESEVFRPERFLERTYSPFEFLPFGGGNRRCIGAAFALYEMKLVLGTLLRRYSFELVSRSQCGWGCRVCPALRCA is encoded by the coding sequence ATGGCCACTTTTCCCAAAGGCCCTACCAACAACTTCCTGGTGAACGTGCAGGGGATCATGGACCCGATCGGCTACACGCTGCGCCTGCGCGAGCGTTATGGCGATCCGATGTCGCTCCCGAAGATGGACGGCAAACCGGGGCTGGCCACTGGCAGTGTGGAGGGGCTGCGCTCCGTGTTCGCGGTGCCGCCGGAGGCCCTTGACCAGATGCTGGCCAAGAACTTCAGCGCGTTGTTCGGGGAGTCGTCGCTGTTCGTGCTCTCGGGTGCGCGGCACACGGCTATGCGCAAGCTGCTCATGCCGCCGTTTCATGGGCAGCGCATGCGCCTGTATGGGAAGCAGATCTGCGACCTCGCCCTGCAGCACTCCCGGGACTTCAAGCCGGGTCAGCAGCTCGTGGCGCAGGACCTCATGCACACGATCTCGCTGCAGACGATCATCCACATCGTGTTCGGAGTCACTGCGCCGGAGGAAGCGGCGCGCCTCGAGAAGCTGCTCGAGTCGCTGCGCAAGAGCTTGTCCTTGGGCCTGACCGTCACCCTCGTGATTCCCTGGCTGCGCCGGGAGTTTGGGGGGTTCGGCCCGTGGGCGCACTGGCAGCGCGTGACCCAGGACCTGCGAAGCTTCCTCGATCCGGAGCTAGCCCGCCGCCGAGCCGACCCTGCCGAGCGCACCGATATCCTGAGTTTGCTCCTGAAAGCCCGCCAGGAAGACGGGACGGAGCTCAACGACCAGCAGATCTTCGAGCAGCTACATACGCTGCTCTTCGCGGGGCACAGCACGACGGCGGGCGCGCTCTCCTGGGCGCTCTCTTTTCTCGGACACGCGCCAGCCGTCTTGCGCCGGCTGCAGGACGAGCTGACGGCGCTGGGCGCGGATCCGGAGCCCGAGGCGCTGGCCAAGGCGCCATATCTGGAAGCGGTGTGCAACGAGACGCTGCGCCTGCGCCCGCCGAGCCCGGGGGTGGGGCGCAAGCTGAATACGCCCATGCGAATCGCGGGCTACGATTTGCCGGCCGGAGCAGGCGTGTTCGCGCAAATCATCTGGGCCCACCACGATCCCGCGGTATTTCCGGAGTCGGAAGTGTTTCGTCCCGAGCGATTCCTGGAGCGAACCTATTCCCCCTTCGAATTCCTGCCGTTTGGCGGCGGGAATCGGCGCTGCATCGGGGCCGCCTTTGCGCTGTACGAGATGAAGCTCGTCCTGGGCACGCTGCTGCGGCGCTACAGCTTCGAGCTCGTGTCAAGAAGCCAGTGCGGGTGGGGCTGCAGGGTCTGCCCGGCGCTCCGGTGCGCGTGA
- a CDS encoding SGNH/GDSL hydrolase family protein yields MIRFLVPCFAVLLLPRVAGAVETGGAARGACAPPVGAWIAACADAEHIELAALECFSNRVIVEARGEAALRVDVARDGSSSFRRVGQAGLSPLGQFPDWRAEPEPRQRALDALAACLARDATFLVSPALAAPEQPPAPAPPPEMRPSEGPGRAGLPWPSLLATGLAAAALGLVGGALWQKRRGSAGAVQKNDDPRPQRFQASPASVILLLCSFTLVEAWAIHAADPDFFMPDPFHFLVAGAALLFILAGFVRWPQVRRGLVTLAIAAPLVILAMEWRLSAADVNNRHIAPSSDGLLRYTYRPGYAIEESEGERIVVTEDGLWDVPHVVPKPPSVLRVVVLGDSVPNDPSIPFRRRFPRQLEALLAQKAPAGQKVEVLNVSCEGYNTVQEVRLLENVGLRYEPDVVVLAYVLNDPFLQNGGYRRIGNSFFAFHLANVMYRRKCPLFEEMHAGYTFDLVVRASLSRLRLLADKHHFQVLVAPLPLVEPFDDPSCLSVYDKVVAAAREQGFSAGRVVDAFQGEDHRAFLKPQDALDITHPNAAGHDRMAHRLADLVAPLLGQATP; encoded by the coding sequence ATGATCCGTTTTTTGGTCCCGTGTTTCGCCGTCCTGCTCCTCCCGCGCGTGGCGGGCGCCGTGGAGACGGGGGGTGCGGCGCGGGGGGCGTGCGCTCCGCCCGTGGGGGCCTGGATCGCCGCCTGCGCCGACGCCGAGCACATCGAGCTCGCGGCATTGGAGTGTTTTTCCAACCGGGTGATCGTGGAGGCCAGGGGGGAAGCTGCGCTCCGGGTCGACGTCGCGCGGGACGGGAGCAGCTCCTTTCGGCGCGTCGGTCAGGCGGGACTGTCCCCGCTGGGCCAGTTCCCCGACTGGCGCGCGGAGCCGGAGCCGCGTCAGCGCGCGCTCGATGCCCTTGCCGCGTGCCTCGCGCGGGACGCGACGTTCCTCGTGTCCCCCGCGCTCGCCGCCCCCGAACAACCGCCCGCGCCGGCGCCGCCTCCCGAAATGCGACCCTCCGAGGGCCCGGGACGCGCTGGGCTCCCGTGGCCCTCGTTGCTCGCCACCGGCCTCGCCGCCGCGGCGCTCGGGCTCGTCGGGGGCGCGCTCTGGCAAAAGCGGCGCGGCTCCGCCGGGGCTGTCCAGAAAAACGACGACCCAAGACCGCAGCGCTTTCAGGCCTCTCCGGCGTCCGTGATCCTGCTGCTCTGTAGCTTTACGCTGGTCGAGGCCTGGGCCATCCACGCCGCGGATCCGGACTTCTTCATGCCGGACCCGTTCCATTTCCTCGTCGCGGGCGCGGCGCTCCTTTTCATCCTCGCCGGGTTCGTCCGCTGGCCCCAGGTCCGCCGCGGGCTCGTCACGCTGGCGATCGCCGCGCCGCTCGTGATCCTTGCCATGGAATGGCGGCTCTCGGCGGCGGACGTGAACAACCGGCATATCGCTCCATCGAGCGACGGCCTGCTGCGTTATACGTACCGGCCCGGCTACGCGATCGAAGAATCCGAGGGAGAACGAATCGTGGTCACCGAGGATGGGTTATGGGACGTGCCGCACGTCGTCCCCAAGCCTCCTTCCGTGCTCCGCGTGGTGGTGCTCGGAGACTCGGTCCCCAATGACCCGTCCATCCCCTTTCGCCGTCGTTTCCCGCGGCAGCTCGAAGCGCTCCTCGCGCAGAAGGCGCCCGCGGGGCAAAAGGTCGAGGTCCTCAACGTCTCCTGCGAGGGATACAACACCGTGCAGGAGGTGCGGCTCCTCGAAAACGTCGGCCTGCGGTACGAGCCCGACGTCGTTGTGCTCGCGTACGTGCTGAACGACCCCTTCCTGCAAAATGGCGGCTACCGGCGCATCGGGAACAGCTTCTTCGCGTTTCACCTCGCCAACGTGATGTACCGCCGAAAATGCCCCCTCTTCGAGGAGATGCACGCGGGATACACGTTCGACCTCGTCGTGCGCGCGTCGCTCTCGCGCCTGCGCTTGCTCGCCGACAAGCACCACTTCCAGGTCCTCGTCGCGCCCCTGCCGCTGGTGGAGCCCTTCGACGATCCGAGCTGCCTCTCCGTCTACGACAAGGTCGTCGCGGCGGCGCGCGAGCAAGGCTTCTCGGCCGGGCGCGTGGTCGACGCATTCCAGGGAGAAGATCACCGGGCGTTCCTCAAGCCCCAGGACGCCCTCGACATCACCCACCCGAACGCCGCAGGGCACGATCGAATGGCGCACAGGCTCGCCGATCTCGTCGCGCCGCTCCTCGGGCAGGCGACGCCGTGA
- a CDS encoding SxtJ family membrane protein produces the protein MSTRILGLSAFYHDAAAALVIDGEIVAAAQEERFSRLKNDDAFPRKAVSACLAEAGIEIEDLDHVAFYEKPLLKLDRILETHLSCAPFTFPQFRRGLPTWLERKLFLPRELARGLDGRYRRAFVFTDHHEAHAAAAFFPSPFEEAAILTVDGVGEWSTTTLGLGRNNRIELSHELRFPHSLGLLYSAFTQWAGFEVNTGEYMLMGLAPYGEPRYEALIRERMIDLKPDGSFRLEMRFFDWLGGLTMISPAFERLFGAPARAPGAPIEQVHKDVAASIQRVTEDILLRLARTVAEKTGAKQLCLGGGCALNSVAVGRIRREGPFERVWVQPAAGDAGSAAGVALFVWHHLLGKPREARAGDTQRASLLGPAHDAASIGKTLAGSGLRAHELDEEALVTRAAEVLSEGRVLGFFQGRMEFGPRALGSRSILADPRVAGMKDTINRKIKFREGFRPFAPSVLHEDALRFFDIAPGEELPYMTHVVPVRKEAAPALPATTHVDGSARIQTVDEARHGLYARLLQAFRARTGCPVLLNTSFNVRGEPIVCTPEDALRGFARTDLDGLVLERFLLLRDEQPPAALAALAASGAPAKRAASLLDRLLRPEDAHPSRRTLLQFGLLLLALGVVFGGVVWRRSRDPGDLVAGALAGAALLAGTQIPGLGRGMYRAWMALGALLGAVISPLVLGAIYLVIFAPISLARSLLGRDPLGLRFDRNAASYLSDKRTHRDPRRYLRLY, from the coding sequence GTGAGCACGCGGATCCTGGGCCTTTCGGCCTTTTATCACGACGCCGCGGCGGCCCTCGTCATCGACGGCGAGATCGTCGCCGCGGCCCAGGAAGAGCGGTTCTCGCGCCTGAAGAACGACGACGCGTTCCCCCGGAAGGCCGTCTCCGCCTGCCTCGCCGAGGCAGGCATCGAAATCGAGGACCTCGATCACGTGGCGTTCTACGAGAAGCCGCTCCTCAAGCTGGATCGAATCCTCGAAACGCACCTCTCGTGCGCCCCGTTCACCTTCCCCCAGTTTCGGCGTGGCCTGCCCACCTGGCTCGAACGCAAGCTCTTCTTGCCCCGCGAGCTCGCCCGCGGCCTCGACGGCCGCTACCGGCGCGCCTTCGTGTTCACCGACCACCACGAGGCCCACGCCGCCGCTGCGTTTTTCCCCTCTCCCTTCGAGGAGGCCGCGATCCTCACGGTGGATGGCGTGGGCGAATGGTCCACGACGACCCTCGGGCTCGGCCGAAACAACCGGATCGAGCTCTCCCACGAGCTCCGCTTCCCGCATTCCCTCGGCCTGCTCTACTCCGCATTCACCCAGTGGGCAGGCTTCGAGGTGAACACGGGCGAGTACATGTTGATGGGGCTCGCCCCTTATGGCGAGCCCCGCTACGAGGCGCTCATCCGCGAGCGAATGATCGATCTCAAGCCGGACGGGTCGTTCCGCCTCGAGATGCGTTTTTTCGATTGGCTCGGCGGGTTGACCATGATCTCGCCCGCGTTCGAGCGCCTCTTCGGGGCCCCGGCCCGCGCGCCCGGCGCGCCGATCGAGCAGGTGCACAAGGACGTCGCCGCCTCGATCCAGCGCGTCACCGAGGACATCCTCTTGCGCCTCGCGCGCACGGTCGCCGAGAAGACAGGCGCGAAACAGCTCTGCCTGGGCGGCGGCTGTGCATTGAATTCGGTGGCCGTGGGGCGCATCCGGCGGGAAGGTCCCTTCGAGCGGGTCTGGGTGCAGCCCGCCGCGGGCGACGCAGGGAGCGCCGCAGGCGTCGCGCTCTTCGTCTGGCACCACCTCCTCGGCAAGCCGCGCGAGGCGCGCGCAGGGGACACGCAGCGCGCCTCGTTGCTCGGCCCGGCCCACGACGCGGCCTCGATCGGAAAGACGCTCGCGGGGTCGGGGCTCCGCGCGCACGAGCTCGACGAGGAGGCGCTCGTCACGCGCGCGGCCGAGGTGCTCTCCGAGGGGCGGGTCCTCGGCTTCTTCCAGGGGAGGATGGAGTTCGGCCCCCGCGCGCTCGGCAGCCGCTCCATCCTGGCCGACCCGCGTGTCGCCGGCATGAAGGACACGATCAACCGGAAGATCAAGTTCCGGGAGGGGTTCCGTCCTTTCGCGCCCTCGGTGCTCCACGAGGACGCGCTCCGATTCTTCGACATCGCGCCCGGGGAAGAGCTGCCGTACATGACGCACGTGGTGCCCGTGCGAAAGGAGGCCGCGCCTGCCCTGCCAGCCACCACGCACGTCGACGGCTCGGCGCGCATCCAGACCGTCGACGAGGCGCGCCATGGCCTTTATGCCCGCCTGCTCCAGGCCTTCCGCGCGCGCACGGGCTGCCCGGTGCTGCTCAACACCTCGTTCAACGTGCGCGGCGAGCCGATCGTCTGTACGCCGGAGGATGCGCTGCGCGGATTCGCGCGGACAGACCTCGACGGCCTCGTGCTCGAGCGCTTCTTGCTGCTGCGCGACGAGCAGCCCCCCGCGGCGCTCGCAGCGCTTGCGGCGTCGGGCGCCCCGGCGAAGCGCGCCGCGTCTCTCCTCGATCGCCTGCTCCGCCCCGAGGACGCCCATCCTTCGCGACGGACGTTGCTTCAATTCGGGCTCTTGCTCCTCGCCCTCGGCGTGGTCTTCGGCGGGGTGGTCTGGCGACGCTCCCGCGACCCCGGAGATCTCGTGGCGGGCGCTCTCGCGGGCGCGGCGCTCCTCGCGGGCACCCAGATCCCCGGGCTCGGCCGCGGGATGTACCGCGCGTGGATGGCGCTCGGCGCGCTGCTCGGCGCCGTGATCAGCCCGCTCGTGCTCGGCGCCATCTACCTCGTGATCTTCGCGCCGATCTCCCTCGCGCGCTCCCTCCTCGGCCGCGATCCGCTCGGCCTCCGCTTCGACCGGAATGCGGCGTCGTACCTCTCCGACAAGCGCACGCACCGCGATCCGCGGCGTTATCTGAGGTTGTATTGA
- a CDS encoding SIMPL domain-containing protein produces the protein MTNTTKLFALLATCMMSAVSTPAFSGVPSKSADTEDTDAYTVTVSGLGEVMVAPDSLRTSISIRARAETLAEARAVAGRNTRSVIQALEGLRIQDLQVRTVEITVTPIPERQPEGLGETTEPRIIGYQAESSLSVALRAVGFEALRVQGPRILDAALGAGANVVGGLDFFLSQPREAHRLALAAAVADAEANARVVAGAAKVELRGHRTISTEVVGIFEPQQAMYAAAEMGAGGENVIDFPVEPGEIRVTTQVTASFDFEE, from the coding sequence ATGACGAATACAACGAAACTCTTTGCGTTGCTCGCGACCTGCATGATGTCCGCGGTCTCCACGCCCGCGTTTTCAGGGGTGCCTTCGAAATCGGCCGACACGGAGGACACCGACGCGTATACCGTGACCGTCTCCGGGCTCGGGGAGGTCATGGTGGCGCCCGATTCGCTGCGCACGAGCATCTCGATCCGGGCCCGCGCCGAGACGCTGGCCGAGGCGCGCGCGGTCGCCGGGAGGAATACACGGTCCGTCATTCAAGCGCTGGAGGGCCTCCGCATTCAGGATTTGCAGGTGCGGACCGTGGAAATCACGGTGACGCCCATTCCGGAGCGCCAGCCGGAGGGGCTCGGGGAAACCACGGAGCCGCGGATCATCGGCTACCAGGCGGAGAGCAGCCTCTCGGTCGCCCTGCGCGCCGTCGGGTTCGAGGCGCTGCGTGTCCAGGGCCCGCGCATCCTCGATGCGGCGCTCGGCGCGGGTGCCAATGTCGTCGGCGGGCTCGATTTCTTCCTGAGCCAGCCGCGGGAGGCGCACCGCCTGGCGCTCGCGGCGGCCGTCGCCGATGCAGAGGCGAACGCCAGGGTCGTGGCCGGCGCCGCGAAGGTCGAGCTGCGCGGGCACCGGACGATCTCGACGGAGGTCGTGGGAATTTTCGAACCCCAGCAAGCCATGTACGCCGCCGCCGAGATGGGGGCAGGCGGGGAAAACGTGATCGACTTCCCGGTCGAGCCCGGGGAGATCCGGGTGACCACGCAGGTGACGGCGAGCTTCGATTTCGAGGAGTGA
- a CDS encoding phytanoyl-CoA dioxygenase family protein, which yields MSEPGLVPTRDVSPEEITRYRSDGYLVLRDVVPAAKITAFRDAVREVVARHAEPRPPAPLRDTYAKAFIQVFNAWAFDPRVRELVFDPGLADLAARLMGVPALRLFCDEILYKEPGAGHTPWHQDLSACPFKPNTGITLWIPLCEVSAEMGTMFFARGSHEAGELGPYDISDDTDRDLGAFVREQKLACVDTGPMRPGDLSFHDGWLVHGANENRTETLREVIVLHYFPDGQRVALPTNPTRERLLGAVAPHLQPGDLADCELWPRVPR from the coding sequence ATGAGCGAACCAGGACTCGTTCCCACGCGCGACGTCTCGCCCGAGGAGATCACGCGTTACCGAAGCGACGGCTACCTCGTGCTGCGCGACGTGGTGCCGGCTGCGAAGATCACGGCGTTCCGCGACGCCGTGCGCGAGGTGGTCGCGCGCCACGCCGAGCCGCGCCCACCCGCGCCCCTGCGCGACACGTACGCCAAAGCGTTCATCCAGGTGTTCAACGCGTGGGCGTTCGACCCGCGCGTGCGCGAGCTGGTATTCGACCCAGGGCTCGCAGACCTGGCGGCGCGGCTGATGGGCGTCCCCGCGCTACGGCTGTTCTGCGACGAGATCCTCTACAAGGAGCCCGGCGCAGGGCACACGCCCTGGCACCAGGACCTCTCGGCATGCCCGTTCAAGCCCAACACGGGCATCACGCTCTGGATCCCGCTCTGCGAGGTCAGCGCGGAGATGGGCACGATGTTCTTCGCGCGCGGCTCGCACGAAGCAGGCGAGCTCGGGCCGTATGACATCTCCGACGACACCGACCGCGACCTCGGCGCCTTCGTGCGCGAGCAAAAGCTCGCCTGTGTAGACACCGGGCCGATGCGCCCGGGAGACCTCTCGTTCCACGACGGGTGGTTGGTGCACGGCGCAAACGAGAACCGCACCGAAACGCTACGCGAGGTGATCGTGCTGCACTATTTCCCCGACGGGCAGCGCGTAGCCCTACCGACGAACCCAACACGCGAGCGGCTGCTCGGCGCCGTAGCGCCACACCTGCAGCCAGGGGACCTCGCCGACTGCGAGCTCTGGCCGCGGGTGCCGCGGTAG
- a CDS encoding DUF5989 family protein: MPPPSPPENDDKPGHVPPSFEEAARTARQSTLRDAFAYLRETRKLWLSPVLVILLILGLVLALSGTVLSPLIYTLF, translated from the coding sequence ATGCCCCCTCCCTCTCCGCCGGAAAACGACGACAAACCCGGCCACGTGCCGCCCTCGTTCGAGGAGGCCGCGCGGACGGCGCGCCAGTCCACGCTGCGGGACGCCTTCGCCTACCTGCGCGAGACCCGCAAGCTCTGGCTTTCCCCCGTGCTCGTGATCCTCCTGATCCTCGGGCTCGTGCTCGCGCTCTCGGGCACGGTGCTCTCGCCGCTCATCTACACGCTCTTCTGA
- a CDS encoding B12-binding domain-containing radical SAM protein: MARRRVIAIAANEVILQGRFTPFSFGARRVWATLVNSPAGKHAEVHFRESPSMDVDAWVDWVLSVEPDIVGFAAYVWSFSLFLRVAERVRALRPACTIVFGGPSARSQMFDLPQFRAHAGLLDALVLNEGEWTFAALAALPSLDAASLATVPGLALHARGAWHETAEPPKRALDDLPSPTQLGMIPAGRTGAIETYRGCPMSCSFCQWGKSDVPDRVFSAAYVAADFRALAELGAPNVHLADAGLNLNSRGFRSLAEAERETGFLRTRRLHAAVYPTQLKDEHMTFLASIERPQLDIGIQSFNPEALASAGRAFRESRFARMVETLGEIAEVETELILGLPGDSPASFRVSFERALELGCRLRVFHCLVLPDALMVRDVEQNAIDFDPVTLMVRSCRGWTAEDLLRTREYVAEVARQRGGDVLENLWTMPPTRRDDRNRARGDVSPAGIELGAEMLERVQRMVGQATHGAWTVRSVRHDHARLLLEVEVRGQPLGIEAAVSSVTPQAFRRVRGIAFSYTRRGGAPDAETLRELVAVTDPLVEPARDVLGAGERVKLPVAP, translated from the coding sequence ATGGCTCGGCGGCGCGTCATCGCCATCGCGGCGAACGAGGTGATCCTCCAGGGCAGATTCACGCCCTTCAGCTTCGGCGCCCGGCGCGTCTGGGCGACGCTGGTGAACTCACCCGCGGGAAAACACGCCGAAGTGCACTTCCGCGAATCGCCCTCGATGGACGTGGACGCATGGGTCGACTGGGTGCTCTCCGTCGAGCCGGATATCGTGGGCTTCGCGGCGTACGTCTGGTCGTTCTCGCTCTTCTTGCGCGTTGCCGAGCGGGTGCGCGCCCTTCGCCCCGCGTGCACGATCGTGTTCGGCGGCCCGTCGGCGCGGTCCCAAATGTTCGACCTGCCGCAGTTCCGCGCGCACGCGGGGCTGCTCGACGCGCTGGTCTTGAACGAGGGCGAGTGGACGTTCGCGGCCCTCGCCGCGCTGCCCTCGCTCGACGCCGCATCGCTCGCGACGGTGCCGGGGCTCGCGCTCCACGCGCGCGGCGCGTGGCACGAGACGGCCGAGCCCCCGAAGCGCGCCCTCGACGACCTCCCCTCCCCCACGCAGCTCGGGATGATCCCGGCCGGGCGCACCGGGGCGATCGAGACCTACCGGGGCTGCCCGATGTCGTGCTCGTTCTGCCAGTGGGGCAAGAGCGACGTGCCCGACCGGGTGTTCAGCGCGGCCTACGTCGCCGCGGATTTCCGCGCGCTGGCGGAGCTCGGCGCGCCGAACGTGCACCTCGCCGACGCAGGGTTGAACCTGAACTCGCGCGGCTTCAGGAGCCTCGCCGAAGCCGAGCGCGAGACAGGATTTCTCCGCACGCGGCGGCTGCACGCCGCCGTGTACCCCACGCAGCTCAAGGACGAGCACATGACGTTCCTCGCGTCGATCGAGCGGCCGCAGCTCGACATCGGGATCCAGTCGTTCAACCCCGAGGCGCTGGCGAGCGCAGGGCGGGCGTTCCGCGAGTCGCGCTTCGCGCGCATGGTCGAGACGCTGGGCGAGATCGCCGAGGTCGAGACCGAGCTCATCCTCGGGCTGCCGGGCGACTCGCCAGCGAGCTTCCGCGTGTCGTTCGAGAGGGCCCTCGAGCTCGGGTGCCGCCTGCGGGTCTTCCACTGCCTGGTGCTCCCCGACGCGCTCATGGTGCGCGACGTCGAGCAGAACGCGATCGACTTCGACCCCGTGACCCTCATGGTGCGCTCGTGCCGGGGGTGGACCGCCGAGGACCTCCTACGCACACGCGAGTACGTCGCCGAAGTCGCGCGGCAGCGCGGGGGCGACGTGCTGGAGAACCTCTGGACCATGCCGCCGACCCGACGCGACGACCGAAACCGGGCGCGCGGAGACGTCTCTCCCGCAGGGATCGAGCTCGGCGCGGAGATGCTCGAGCGCGTACAGAGGATGGTCGGGCAGGCAACGCACGGGGCGTGGACGGTGCGCTCGGTGCGGCACGACCACGCGCGGCTCCTGCTCGAGGTCGAGGTGCGCGGGCAGCCGCTGGGGATCGAGGCCGCGGTCTCCTCCGTGACGCCCCAAGCGTTCCGCCGCGTACGCGGCATCGCGTTCAGCTACACGCGGCGTGGCGGCGCCCCCGACGCGGAGACGCTGCGCGAGCTCGTCGCCGTGACCGATCCCCTCGTCGAGCCCGCGCGCGACGTGCTGGGCGCAGGCGAGCGCGTCAAGCTCCCGGTCGCACCATGA
- a CDS encoding B12-binding domain-containing radical SAM protein, with protein sequence MLFVLPPDFSAPTAHLVYRFPPLGPAVVAASIRSLGLTGRAVDLALDLFKAPLDLEVAPLVAPALVERHLAGERDARIDAVMDRIFERLDEPGRGADLVAVSIDRGSQVPFVAVLTCEMKRRWGKRIIVGGVAVEHLRGLLERSGAIGADIVTNASTPAQIRRAFAALLDLPEHRRGGPVEPNTEMVQLVRGGMRKAPSAADWPAPDFSIYDLDLYRRDVVRADEDAYPAYRGEIGASLVLPYFFTFECQFSCAFCQTGGTQEHKPIDLVVRELAELAERWQTREFLFFDTQVNLLAADLSRALLAARLDLRWSDSYRVRPSEPGDLELMARAGCAGLTIGVESASARVLKAMVKGHRPEQATQMILDAHHHEIMVRVNVLSCFPGETRAELEETCDWVRQNAFAIDDLAPSSFYLTADSPIGRKPERYGVRVRGPRSLEGETRFRKSPDSLMYDEMDGLTWEERAPMLEESEIMLQSAWLEGRASLHGLGGFSPSAMLGLRRHFATKTEIYSFLGRCRGGAPRLEEEARAPETSAEVNPSILRSSLPRLLAPRWADAALARAFAAAFRAAAPSLAARLREGDTAHVVLWSDGRFLFFRGTVRRGSDDRARSFSVEEPLGAPPPEGITQGSSFEVLTFRLDPRRPRVVP encoded by the coding sequence GTGCTCTTTGTGCTTCCGCCGGACTTCTCGGCCCCGACGGCGCACCTTGTTTATCGTTTTCCGCCGCTTGGTCCCGCGGTCGTCGCGGCGAGCATCCGCTCGCTCGGGCTCACGGGGCGCGCGGTGGATCTCGCCCTCGATCTCTTCAAGGCGCCGCTCGACCTCGAGGTCGCGCCGCTCGTGGCGCCGGCGCTCGTCGAGCGGCACCTCGCGGGCGAACGCGACGCGCGCATCGACGCCGTGATGGACCGGATCTTCGAGCGCCTCGACGAGCCCGGCCGGGGTGCGGACCTCGTCGCGGTCTCCATTGACCGCGGCAGCCAGGTGCCCTTCGTCGCGGTCCTCACGTGCGAGATGAAGCGCCGCTGGGGAAAGCGGATCATCGTGGGCGGCGTCGCCGTCGAGCACCTCCGCGGCCTCCTCGAAAGGAGCGGCGCGATCGGCGCCGACATCGTCACGAATGCCAGCACGCCCGCGCAGATCCGCCGCGCCTTCGCCGCGCTGCTGGACCTCCCGGAGCACCGGCGCGGAGGTCCCGTCGAACCAAACACGGAGATGGTCCAGCTCGTGCGGGGCGGCATGCGCAAGGCCCCCTCCGCCGCGGACTGGCCCGCGCCCGATTTCTCGATTTACGATCTCGACCTTTACCGCCGCGACGTCGTCCGCGCCGATGAAGATGCCTACCCGGCTTATCGCGGCGAGATCGGCGCGTCGCTCGTCCTGCCGTATTTCTTCACATTCGAATGCCAGTTCTCCTGCGCCTTCTGCCAAACGGGCGGCACGCAGGAGCACAAGCCGATCGACCTGGTGGTGCGGGAGCTCGCGGAGCTCGCGGAGCGCTGGCAGACGCGCGAGTTTCTTTTCTTCGACACGCAGGTAAACCTGCTCGCGGCGGATCTCTCGCGCGCCCTGCTCGCGGCGCGCCTCGATCTGCGCTGGTCCGACTCGTACCGCGTGCGCCCCTCGGAGCCGGGGGATCTCGAGCTCATGGCGCGCGCGGGCTGCGCGGGCCTGACGATCGGCGTGGAGTCGGCCTCGGCGCGGGTGCTGAAGGCCATGGTCAAAGGGCACCGACCCGAGCAGGCGACACAGATGATCCTCGATGCGCACCACCACGAGATCATGGTCCGCGTGAACGTGCTCTCCTGCTTCCCCGGCGAGACGCGCGCGGAGCTCGAGGAGACGTGCGACTGGGTCCGGCAGAACGCCTTCGCCATCGACGATCTCGCGCCCTCTTCCTTCTACCTCACGGCCGACTCGCCGATCGGCAGAAAGCCGGAGCGGTACGGCGTCCGCGTCCGGGGTCCACGCTCGCTCGAAGGGGAAACGCGGTTCCGCAAGTCGCCCGATTCGCTCATGTACGATGAGATGGACGGCCTCACCTGGGAGGAGCGCGCGCCGATGCTCGAAGAGAGCGAGATCATGCTGCAGAGCGCCTGGCTCGAAGGACGCGCTTCGCTCCACGGGCTCGGGGGGTTTTCCCCGTCGGCCATGCTCGGGCTCCGCCGCCATTTCGCGACCAAAACCGAGATCTATTCGTTCCTGGGCCGCTGCCGCGGCGGCGCGCCCCGCCTCGAAGAAGAGGCGCGCGCCCCGGAGACGAGCGCGGAGGTCAACCCCTCGATCCTGCGCTCGTCGCTGCCCAGGCTGCTCGCGCCGCGCTGGGCCGACGCTGCCCTGGCCCGCGCGTTCGCCGCGGCCTTCCGCGCGGCGGCGCCCTCGCTCGCGGCGCGCCTGCGCGAGGGCGACACCGCGCACGTCGTGCTCTGGTCCGACGGTCGATTCCTGTTTTTTCGCGGGACCGTGCGCCGCGGGAGCGACGATCGGGCACGCTCGTTCAGCGTCGAAGAGCCCCTCGGCGCGCCTCCCCCCGAGGGGATCACGCAAGGGTCCTCCTTCGAGGTGCTCACCTTCCGGCTCGATCCCCGGAGGCCCAGGGTCGTGCCGTGA